CTTCTGCATGTTGTGCCATCAGTTCAGGCATCTTGTAAGTATATTCATGTCCGCAATTTGGACAAAGATAAAGGTGAGTTTCTCTAAAATTATACCGATACATTTTTATTTGCCTTTTGCTTTTTAAAATTGCGTAGCAATTTTTTGGGGTTAAGGGGTGTCCCCTTACGCAACTTTGATTTGAACTTTGTTCAAGTCGTAAGTGCGCATTTCATGAAAAACACGATAGCATATTACCCGCTTGAATTTCAATTCATAGGGTCTTATGCTTGAGTGGTTTTCTATATTCCGAAATTAACCGTTATGACTAAATCTGCTGAAAATATCGAAAAGAAAATTGAAGCCCAGTTAGAGAAGCTGAAACAGTTAAAAGCACAGAAACAGGCTATTGAAGCAAGAGAACGTACCAAAAAGAAAGAACAGGAGCGCAAGGATGATACTCGGCGTAAAATTTTGCTCGGTTCTTACTTGATTAAGAAAATGCAGGCAAATGAAGCCAATAAAGAAAAAATATTGGCTGAACTTAATGAATATTTAACTGAAGAAAGAGACAGAAAGTTATTCAATTTAAGTGAGAAATTTTAAGTAGACAGATTTCACTGTCTACTTGGAAGTTACTTTTTATTACCTTTTGAATCACCTATTTTTATTAGTGGTGGTGGCGGAACATACTCAGGTTTAGCTTCAGTATTTTTAGACATTACTTCAGTCCTTTCTGATCACGAACAG
The genomic region above belongs to Acinetobacter wuhouensis and contains:
- a CDS encoding mobilization protein, encoding MTKSAENIEKKIEAQLEKLKQLKAQKQAIEARERTKKKEQERKDDTRRKILLGSYLIKKMQANEANKEKILAELNEYLTEERDRKLFNLSEKF